Genomic DNA from Electrophorus electricus isolate fEleEle1 chromosome 23, fEleEle1.pri, whole genome shotgun sequence:
GAGTGGGGCTTGCCTGATGATCGTGTCGTGTTGTTTGTCAGCGAGGAGGAAGTCCAACTGTgtgaaggaggtggagaagcTTCAGGAGAAGCGGGAGCGGCGGAGACTGCAGCAGCAGGAGCTGAGGGAGAAGAGAGCACAGGTAAGCGCCGCCCTTACACACTCAGCCTGCTCCTCGTCACTCACGGTTGGTCTGAGCCTTGGGCTTGGAGGAGGTGATCCTACATTAATGCATGAAGGAACCTTTTCCCAAAGTGACGGTGCTCTTCTCGCTGTCACGGCCGCCATCCCCGTCTGTCTGCACTGTCTCATAGGTTGTTGTGTTAATGTTGTGTTAATGTCTATTTTCTTTTGAAGGAGGTTGATACTACAGTCCCCAATTATGAAATAATACAGATGATCAGAGACTTCAGAGCAAGCCTGGAGTACAGGCCACTAACCGCCACTGATTTGGTAAGAATGGCTTGAAACTGAAACGTTttctatctatttatttctttaatgaggTAACTGCAGTGAGGTTTGCCTGAACTGTCTATTGGATAAATTTTGCTTtgcttaaatttgtttttccatccagttaaaacattttatttatttatctgttttgcAATACTGTTTGTAGTACTGTTTTTGTAGTACTTTTTGTAATACTGGCAGATTGAAGAGCACCggatatgtgtttgtgtgaggaaGCGGCCTGTAAACAAAAAAGGTAACGGACAccttatgtttgtttgtttgtttatttgatgtttagttatttttgacACTCTGCTGATGTATATTAACTGCTCACTTACACAGATGCTCGTCTGACGGATGGGTTGGTATAGAACGGGAGGACCTACGGTATCTGACGttgttcttttgctttgtcCCCCCGTTTTGCGAACCTCCGTTTTCTCTCTTGTAGAACTTGCCGCAAAGGAGCTGGATGTGATCACCATCCCCAGTAAAGACGTGGTGATGGTGCACGAGCCCAAGCAGAAGGTGGACCTGACCCGTTTCCTGGAGAACCAGACGTTTCGCTTTGATTATGCCTTTGACGATAGTTCGACCAACGAAATGGTGTACAGGTGACGCCCTGTCCGCAGCTGCTTGTTGGCGGCGCCGGGAAACCTCCCTTGGTTGTAGGTGGAGACTGTGTTGTGATGTGTCGAGCTGTTGTGTGCAGGTTTACAGCGAGACCCCTGGTGGAAACCATCTTTGAGAGAGGAATGGCTACATGCTTTGCTTACGGCCAAACAGGAAGCGGAAAAACAcatgtgaggatgtgtgtgtgtgtgtgtgtgtgtgtgtgtgtgtgtacgcgcgcacgcgcctgtgtctgtctgtctatcatATCTCTCTTATCAGCAGTAAGAGTCCCTTATTGGATGAGGCTCAACAGAAAGAATCATGCTGtatttgatatatttgtgtttaCTCTGTGCCATTGGTCGTACATTTTGGACATGAAATTTAcattgatgtttgtttgttcgctTTTTTAAAGACCATGGGTGGAGATTTTTCAGGAAAGAACCAGGACTGTTCTAAAGGAATCTATGCATTAGCAGGTAAGCCTTGCTCGTCACTGTTGCTGGGGTTCGAAACCACAATCCTTCTGTTCTCATAATTCAGCCTGTTCATTTGTTCTTGGCGTGCACAGCTCGAGATGTTTTCCTCATGCTGAAGAAGCCGAACTATAAGAAGCTCGAGCTTCAGGTCTACGCAACCTTCTTTGAAATCTACAGCGGAAAGGCAAGTGGCGTGAGCGCGCGCCGGCTCCCCCCCAGAGTAAAAGTGTGCTTAGCGGCTGCAGAGAGGCATAGAGTGACGCATGTTACACGTCCGCTGGCCAAGGCGCTAACCTTGCATGGCCGTTGGTGCCCAGGTGTTCGACCTGCTGAATCGGAAGGCCAAGCTGCGTGTGCTGGAGGACGGCAAACAGCAGGTGCAGGTGGTTGGGCTGCAGGAGCGCGAGGTTCGCTGCACCGAAGACGTGCTCAAGCTCATCGAGGTCGGGAACAGCTGCAGGTAAAGCAGACcctgtcctctttctccagaaTTCACCGTAGCTGGTGAGAAGGGGTCTTCACCCCACCCCATCAAGGAGGTCAGGGTTAGGTGTGACCTTCGCTCCACTCTCCTACTCAGAACATCGGGCCAGACTTCAGCCAACGCGCACTCATCTCGGAGTCACGCCGTCTTCCAGATCATTCTGCGGAGGAAAGGGAAGATGCACGGCAAGTTCTCGCTGATTGACCTTGCGGGCAACGAGCGCGGGGCAGACACGTCCAGTGCTGACCGGCAGACACGTCTGGAGGGAGCGGAGATCAACAAGAGCCTGCTTGCACTGAAGGTCAGAGGGCACGCGTCCAGCCAGAGAgcacccacaccacccacccatGTTCAGAAGCTTCTTTACACAAACAATAGTTTACCCAGTAATGGGggtttgtgttcgtgtgtatgtgtgtgagagaggcatCTTCAATGAAGGTGTTTGTGAGAGTTGTTATCCTCATTAAAGCTTGCTCAGTAAAGTGGCCGGTATGCCCTCTCAACCAGGAGTGTATCAGAGCCCTGGGGCGgaaccaagcacacacaccgtTCAGGGCCAGCAAGCTCACCCAGGTGCTCCGAGACTCTTTCATCGGGGAGAACTCCAGGACATGCATGGTAAATGGCCATGCtgtggtccacacacacacagaactcttCAAACGCCCTCGACTTGTTCATCACGGCAGCGAACAGCAGGTCTGATAGTGGCGTTGCTTTTCCCGTCCAGATTGCTACGATCTCTCCCGGAATGGCTTCCTGTGAGAACACTCTGAATACGCTACGATACGCCAACAGGTAGGATCATGGCTGGTGTCCACCTCCCTCCGTGTTTCCTAATCCTGCTGGGGGAGGCATGCTTGttttttggaatgttttagTCCTTCTGCCGTCCAGTCAGATGCTGTATTATGGTATAGTGAAGGATTTTATAGATGTTTAAGGTTTAACTTAAAGATGATGTTAAAGTAAATGTGAATATGAAAGgcaggcgagagagagagccaggtgCTTGTCCACAGTGCTGTGAGCCATCTATACTGAGGTGGGCGCACAATGGCAAAATGCTTAGACTCTCTCATTAGCCTGCTCAGGTAAATTTGAGGTGAGTTAAAGACAACTTATTTAGGGGGAATTGTGGGAATGAACGTTTACTAGGCTCAAGTTGAAATATTTAGTCTTTACCTCTGCAGGGCGGATATCTCCTGGTTCTACTTCTACctgctttctcttcttttttcttgcttttcttttggcTGCTCCAGAGTAAAGGAGTTTGGGATTAGTCCCTCAGACATCCCGTTCTCTCAAGGGGCAGGAAGTCGCTCGGACCTCTCCCCCGCCTACGAGTATGAGCCCACGCGCCCGTCTGTCCAGCGTCCTGTCCGCcgtacaggcacacacacaccgtaaaCTTCCTGCTTAGCTCCTGCTGTCTGCTTTTGTCCCGTGATGCATTAGGAGGGTCTCGTGCACACCCGTATCGCCCCCTACTGCCTTTTCAGTTTGCTTTCCTTTCATTCTCTAACCCCAGGCATGcatgctgtgtctgtgctgttgtCGTTGTGGTTGCATCCACTGTTGGCTTAAGTAGACATACGAGGCCGAGCACAGGCATGTGCCGGCCTGCTAGGGGAGGGCCGCTCTGATGTGAAGCACCTGCCTCGGATAATCCTGTGCTTCCTTCTAAAACTGCAGTGAGAGAACGAGTGCGGTCAGAAACGCACTGCTGGGTGGTTGATCTCCAGCTGTGAGAGAGGCACTGGTGGACAGTCCTTTTGTTGTGTGAATTGGTAACATCGATGTGGGATAGCTTGGGTCCATTGTAATGACACCATATGCAGACAGATTGATGTGAGAACCACTATATTAAATTATTGGTGAAGGggcatttctgtttttttgttgtgtttttgttgtgcgTCTCTGCTTGTGATTCAGGATTGAAATCGGGCTCTAATGTGAGCCCAGCACCGTGCTTTCTGTGCATGGTGTCATTTACGAGTGGCGGTCAGCATCACAGGGCCAGTAGATGTAAATGCTCTCTTGCTGTGCCCGCAGAGTGAAGGAGCTGACCGTGGACCCCAACGCCGTGGCGGAGGGCGTCCGGCCCAACGCCAACGCCCTCACCCAGCTGGACATCATGGACGAGGAGTGGGAGCTGAGCAGCTCTCCTCAGAGAGTCGACCTCAAGCTGCTGTGTGAACAGAACGTAAGGAAGAAGGCTTAGGCTAGACTCTAGCACGTCTGTATTGAACTTGTCCAAGTGTCGGACCTGCATGCTAGCGTAAGGTGAcggaggtgatggtggtgtaATGAGTGGTGCTGTCggacaggaagaggaggtgtCCCCACAGCTCTTCACGTTCCATGAGGCTGTGTCCCAgctggtggagatggaggaCCAGCTACTGGAAGACCACAGGGCTGTGTTCCAGGTGATGCCCGTACACCCACCTCTTATCCTGGGGCGGCCTGCGTGTGGTCCAGCCTAGATAGACCCAGGTTCACAGACAAGCTACTGGACTGTGGCGGAttgtttccttgtttattttagcaaaaGGTTATGTTATATAATGGGTACTAAACCTACAATAGCTTTAGGATTTAGTACCAGACTAGGTCCAAGTCTAGGAAGTCTAACCttagtgattttatttaaatttggttAGTTACCACAGTCACCTGTGCATCATAAAATAGATATCAAagttcatatataatcatatgaCCAAACAAAATTGTAGCctaaataaattattcagatGGCTATAATACACCTGACCCAAGGAATAGCAGCAGTTTAGTATTCATTAAGGACATACCTAGGAGTGCTACGCTCATACAGTGGGCTGATTTGCTAGGTTGATAAGCTAATATGGCCGAAATATCTGAACCCGGGTGCTTGTGGACACAAAAGACGTGCGATGTCCGAGCTTTTATAGGCTAAACTCACATCTACATTTGAACGagagctttgttttatttaacagtGCTGTATTAGGTTTTTACAAATTATCTAGCTCTGTTATTACTAAACACAGTATATCTTAAGATTAGAATGGATGTAGCCGAACATTGTTTGACCcgacctacacacacctgctgcgCTGTGGTTATGTTCAGTGAAGATACAGAAAGAATAAAATGGGTAGAGCCTGACTGGTCCTTCATGCTGGTGCCACTGTGGTGGTGCGTGCAGGAGTCATTCAGGTGGCTGGAGGATGAGAAGGTTCTTCTGGAGATGACGGAAGAGGTGGACTACGACGTAGACTCGTACTCCTCCCAGCTCGAGCAGATTCTTGACCAAAAGATTGAGGTTCTGTTTGAGCTCAGAGGTAACCCGCTCCCTCCTGTCTGTCAGCGTTCCACCTGACTGCTTTGATATGTGGAACTGAGGCTCACACTTTACACAGCTGTTGTTCATAATGGGCAGTTATGCACGTTACTAAATGTTGTTTTGCGTGCGTTTGTCGGCTTTCATTCCACAGATAAAGTGAGGTCATTCCGCTCCGCCCtccaggaggaggagcaagCCAGTAAGCAGATCAATCCCAAGAGACCTCGTGCGCTGTAGGATGGGACTGGGGTCATAGGTGCGACTGCTCCACACTTCGTGCTCTATAACAGTTTTGGCACAACAGACCAATAATGGGAATGAGGGTCTGTGCTAGACAACCTACTACTGTTCAGAAGGGTTCAGAACTTCTGAACTAGGATTTCCCTTTCTTTGGATCACCTGTGGAATACTTGACATTTGATCATTGGTTGCATTCATTTACTGGACTGCTTTAGAGTGGCCAGATTTTCAAGTGATTCCTGAGACTAACGGCCTTCAGGCACTGATCTATAACTCAATCGTCCAGTGTATAATTTTAGTGAACAATACTGAAGATCAGCAGGTGTCTTAAGACTGCTTGAATAATCAATTACTTATAAATCAAAATACATGTCACTACATTACACAGTAAGACAGTAACTCGTTTTTGTTGGAGGTTATGATGAAGTGAAGTTCTAGTGTAGACttgggaaatgtttttttttttaatttttttttatttgtaatttcagtatatttatttacttctagTTAAATGCCTGCTGAAGACATGGCCTACTCTTCTAGCATTCTTTCCACTTACTGTTTGAAGCTGTTCTAGAGTGTATGTTTGCCCTTTCACCTTGCCAGCACGTTGGCCTGTTTTCTCTGGGCTCTGGTGTTAAAACAAGTTTATTCTGTTATCTCCCATTGGAGGATGTATCTAATTTATAGTGTTTTAGTCCCACTGTTTATTTTGAACAAGTATTTGAAGTCAATGTTCTGAAGGACGTGTCTGCTGCGCTGTGGTGGGAGCGTGTGAACTGGGGGGTGTCTACGATGTTCTTTAGGAGGTGCTGATTGACTGGCCTGCTGGTAACTCCATCCCTTTCCATAACAgcccatttctttttttaaaaattctgacAAAGCATTCCTATCACTGTTATCTGCATTTACCGCTTTCAAAATTTGGACAAAGATGGAAAAGTAGGACAAGTGCTATTACAGTGCACACCACTCACCTACAGGTGATGTTTCACTCATAGTACCAAATTCAATGCTGGCTAAATAAAGAATGATTTGACAAGTCGTgttattttttggggggtgtggAAAAATGTTATTTGGTAACATGTTACAAAACCCGGGTGACCTCTTCTTTGGTAACGGATGCTGCTAAACCTGCGTTATTTCTCATCTCTCTAGTACTACAGGCACGACTGACGGAAACTGGTGACCCAGGCTCACTGCAGCCCATCACTAGATATCAGCAGGGCTACCTTAGAATACAGGCACCTGGACACACAGATGAGAGCCTTTATATTAAAAGaagtctgtttgtttttgtactcAGTTCTGGTTCATTTTGCTTAACCTTTTGTTAAGTAGCTGTAATCAGTAGGgaataattaaatttaattttaacagACAAGCCTTTTTCATGGATatcattgtgttgtgttcatcACGGGCATTACATGTTTCTTCCTACTGAAACAACATGCCACATGCATCATAGCTCTGGGCAATCCTGAACTTTTCATCCACCCAGCATCTCCCTGTGAAGGTCTCATTTCTGGAAAGTGGCTTTTCCAGCTCAATCCTTATAGCCAAAGAAGTTCATCTGACATACAGTACGTGCTTGCCAACGCACAAAGGGAAGAAACACCAAAAAGATGTTTAACAGCTGGATCAGTCCAGTTACACTGGGCTTGGCTTAGCGCTTACAGTCTTCTGCTTTAGGAAAAGTGGATCCCAGCTGAGTTAAATGCATGAAGAAGTCTGGGGGAACAGAGCAAGGACCTGTGAACCTACATTACACAATGCATAAAGAAATCAATTTCTTTATGCATGAAGGATACATGCACAAGTTAAATGAATATATGTGCAAAGTATCATTTACTTACACCAAGAAGTCATCTATGTCCATACAGCGCGCCCGCTTCTCACCGAAATCAGCTTCCTGAAGGACGGCCTCGATCTTCTTAGTAATACTGAAGTCCTGTGGGATTTCCTGGTTGTGTGGCAAGATTCAATGCATCAATTAATacaaatttaataaaacaatacaaaaattgGTGGTGGGAGACATTTCTGTAATATAAAGTATGCCAAAATGGAGTATTTATTTCTGACAAACTACCTTGCAGAATTCTCATGATGACAAATCTCTCACTTTGTTTACTTACCAAGTTGTGCACAGAGCAGTGAATTCTGTAGTTCTTTTCCAAAAGCTGCTCAACTGCCGAAgaccttaaaaaacaaatgcatgtgaaataAGACTGTTGATATGAcctttaaaatacacacatgcttgtgtaATAAGACTGTTCTTTGATGTGGTCATGTGAAAAGCTAAGTACACTAGTAagtacatgtttttttcttatattaCTATTTGATCTGCAGTTGAtcatgaaacaatgaaaaactgaCTTTGCAGTAATGCATTCAACTAAGGATGATCAGAACACGAActtgtcattttcttctgtGGAAAAAGTAGAGACATGCCTGGATCCTGTAGATGGCATTACCCGATTTGGCAGAACCAACTTAAAAGAAGGTGTTTCTTACAACTGTCTACCagttttctccctctcttccagcTGTGAGGTGTTTGACAGCCCAACTCAATCCCCCATAGCATCTCCGTGGGATTTAGTTCAGGGCTTTGGCTCGGCCATTCCACAACCCTTTTTCATCTTTCTCACATGACTGACGGATTACAGACTCACTAATTATTACACAGAAATTAAATACTCACTTGAAAGCtgcattcagtgttttgttttttcttacaaATGCAACTCTGACCAGACCGTCCCATTCCTACAGGCAAAGATAAATGGACCGTTTTAACAATACAAAGAAAACTGCTGCATTATAACAGCATATTTCAACATTAATTGCATTATTTACACTGAATGCCCTTGTTACAATTCCATCTCAACACAAGTTCTGAAGTTTAGCAATAAAAGAGAAGTAAGCAAACCTGGAAATTGATGGGTGGCGGAGGATTCTTGGGTTCTATCCTCACCACACTCGACTCCACTTTAGGGGGAGGCCGGAAGTTGTTTTTCCCCACCTGAAATAAAATGATCTAAACTGAACGGCAACTGttgcattatgcaaattatgttGTTTTGTACATAAGTATGGACTTTTTTTGATACCAGGATAAAAAGCTTATTCAGTTCACATTTTCAGTAACTGCATTAAAAGGACAAGGAATTCAGCCAACATGAACATGGTATCCTTATTTGAATGTCATGAAATGTTAAGAGAAATATTTAATTGCAGATAAACTCAATAGCCAGGGCATGTCCTAATGTGCTGTGATTTGCATCAATGTAGCATTGGATTCCTTAGAAGACAATGACAAAGACAATCTCCAAACAAAGTTATGAGACTAGGAATTATGGACTTTGGCTATCTTAAAACAACATACAGATATTCCAGCCAGCCATGGCTTCTGATCATTGATTTCTTTGGCCAATCAAACAAGTACTGAAGCTAACAGACCTTCATGAGGTGGTCCACTCTGGCCAGCAGCTGGGTGTTGATGGACAGGCGGCAGTAGAGCTTGTCTCCGGGTTTTGCCACGAGCCGCATAGCGAACTCCctctggaacatcagcactgcaCACCTTTCAGACAGACAACACCAGCAGTGCTGAAACAGTAGTAACTGGTGCCGGAACTCAAACAATGTATGGGCGCCAAGGTCTTCCCGTGATAGCCGAGATCTCTGTGTCACTGGTGCTAACAAACATTGTTAATGAAAACATGTTATATAAATTGCTAActttttaagaaatattttgttattacCTGAAGAAAGGTCTGTGAAGAAGCAGTTTAAAAACGAAAGGTGATGATATCtgcaaaataatgaatattgCAGCTCTAACTTTAGGAGAAAGCATGAAGGAAGAGGCAATTTACACTGAGTCAAATAGTGAAATATTTGGGGTTATTACTTGATAGGGTAGGTTTGCTACGCAGATATCGAAGAATGGCAGTTCTGTCTTTAGAACATCACCCACTAAGATTTGGAGCTTTGTCTGCATTGGTCTGCAAGAGATTTACACCACCATGGAACAACAAACTGAAAAACGtacaattattaaaataataaaaagttgaTAATACTAAAAACCACTTACGTGCACTGCACTCTCTTCTGAAGTTCAGCTACGAGCCTCGTGTCCAACTCACAAGCCACTACCTTCAAATTACAAAAGGAAATGAGGGTTGGTTTATGCTCAGAAGCagcactcaacacacacactttgcgaAAGCACGGTTACTTTTTTGGCCTTCTCCAGAAGCTTCACGGTCATGTTCCCAGTTCCAGGTCCCACTTCCAGCACAACATCTGTGGGTCTTAATGCTGCCTGAGAAGAGTCAACCCATTCGTTAGCTGGCTTCTGCTTTAACGATGACCTCCAGTATGACTCGCTCTACAGTTGCGTAGTACTTGTCTGAAACTATCTCAAGAAATAAAGGCACGCATTGGTTGACACATATTATACTTATTGTAGACAAAATAACAGAGAGCATTCTAGGTAAGAAGAAACTAAGTGTGTAACAATTTTTTCATAAACAGACATAAAAACATAGAAGTTCAGGAGTCACACTAGCCCACCTTCTCAATAATGGCGTTGACCACCAGCGGATTTTTCAGAATATGCTGACCGATACCGGTGTTGAACACAATCCCTGAAACACGGTTAGAATATAAAGAAATCACACATGTGAAAAGCGTGAAAAACTTTAAACATCAGTGCTGATGATGCATCAGTGCAGAAGCTAAACTCTAAGtgagctaactagctagccagcttaGCTTTATACAGCTTGGACTCTGAAGGACTTCACACCAACCTTGACTTTTCACTTCTTGGTGTTTCCGAGATTTCTTCTCGGCTTTCACCTTGGGCATTTTGATCACTACAACAATGCCACTCCAATATTCCAGCACCGAAAGCAGAAACAAACCTCCGACACGTGTGACACAGCCACAGCGCAGGAAATGACGGAGTAGGTAGGCGGGGACAGGAAGTGACGCCGtactttttttcctgttctttcGCGGGTAATTTTCGCGGCAACCCGAGCACTCGCCGTGTGGCCCGGTCGCTGCATCCGAAGCAGCGACAGGTCGCTTAGACGCTTGGTGTATGTTTAGTCTCATAAGCTCGTTTCTGCGTCGTCTTTCAAAGCTATCAGAAGTTGCAAGGCAAgttttttgtgaaatgttcGTACTTTCCGATGTCGTTGTCAGCAAGCAAAGCGCATCAGACGAGGGTCGTAAACTCCGGGCTGTTTTGTGTGCAGGTTTCCGTGCTTGGCGCGTACACCACAGAAGGGCGCACTGGTCTGAGATAGCACAATGGCAGCCCCCACCACCGAAGAGCTGAAGCTGGAGCTGGACACGTTTGACATTGCCTGCGAAGATGATGCTGTACTCGACAAGAGTAAGTCTGAAGagaagcaagcaagcaagcaagcaagcaagcgtGTGTCTGCAGAGTTTCATTAGCCCGGCAGGTTTCTGACCCCTCTTCTCGCCGTCCCTCCCCAGTGCTGGAGCAGTGTTTGTGCCACAGGATACAAGCGGAGGATATTGTATGCGAGTGGGTTGCCTTCAGCACAACTAAAGGCCTGTTAAAGCTTACTCTCAACAATTTGGAGACTTTTGAGTATGAGGTGAGTGCGATGAGTGGTCTACACTGTACCAGAGTACAGAATCAAGGCCATCATTTTTCATCTGGTTCATTCTGTAACAACAACTACAGTGccacaaaaggacaaaaaaaaataacaacgGCTGTTTTTACGGACTTTGGCACACTGAGGTCAGATCGGTAATGATTGCATTTCTAATTTATGCAGGTTTTGAATAAGAAACCCAAAGGCTTATCAAAGAAGAACAAGTTTAACGTGACTAAGGATATGCACTCCATCCAGGACCTGTATCCTTTTTAGAGAACCGTCCGCGACTTGTGTCCGATTGAGTTAAATAACGTTCACAGAACTTGTATGCAATATGTAAAGAACTGAAACCGGTATGCCTTGTTTGCTAGTATGGCTGCTAAATTCAAATTATGTGCACGTGTCTTCATGTTTGCTGTGGCGTTCTTAACGTACCTTGCCTAGGATCaaagcagaggaagaagaagaagatttgTTGGACTCCTATTCGACGCCAGCCAAGGTAGTGTATGTTCCTGAAACCATGCAGAATGTGGTTTTCTTTCCGCACACTGTCAGCGGGCCCTTTTTTAGTATTGCTCTAGCCTGCATCCTTCACCTAGCCATTCTCCATTAATGGCGCTTTAACTGGGGTATGGGGGCGTGTCCATCAGGGCTCTCAGAAGCGCGCCCTCACCACGCCCGAGCAGCCTCGGTCGAAGCGCGGTGGTATGTGGGCGCCAAGCCCGACCCAGATCCTCTCCCCTGCCAGCTTCTCTCCGAGGTGAGACTGCCAGCCCGTGTGCCCTGGGCTCGGGTGTTGTTTTTTCCTGACATTCCTCATGAATACTacgttttccttttttcccagAGCGATAAGACAAAGGTCAACCATGCTGTACCTCACATATCCTTCTcactcttcctcattctctctgccCTTTGATCaaatccgtgtgtgtgtgtgtgcgcacagtgCCACCCCCTCTCAGAAATACAGCTTGCGTGGGGGCCGGGGCGAGGTGGTGGCTACGTTCGGGGCGGTCCAGGGCCCTCGCTGGGCAGGGAAAGGCCAGACTACGGTGCGGGTGAAACTGCTGGAGGGCCATGAAGACTCACTCACCAGCTCCTACAAATACATGTTCCAGAGGCTCCGAGACGTGCGCAGCGGTACAACCTCTCAGCCAGGCTTCTCGTATAGAGCACATTTGTGTACACCTAGATGCATCTCAAATTACTTTAGATGCAAGGTacgtgtgtgcagtgtgagttTAGAGGCAGCGATGTAGTTAAAAAGAACACACGGAGCTTCAGAGAATGGGGGGAAACCCGGGGCATGAGTGAAGCATCCTGGTGGGGTGTCTGCACGCCTTGGCTGGCGTTTTAATAAACGCGGAGTGTTGCTCG
This window encodes:
- the kif2a gene encoding kinesin-like protein KIF2A isoform X2 — protein: MAVNFGKIVVGIYVEIKRSDGRIHQAMVTSLNKDNESVTVEWIENGDTKGKEIDLECIFSLNPNFAPEEEISLSPITPPPPTPSSVKVNKISKNRRTIAPGKAEVLSRDNRVGSTRVRPGQQQQQPDLAPPPPTQQPAPPAQTQTQQSQQQQNARRKSNCVKEVEKLQEKRERRRLQQQELREKRAQEVDTTVPNYEIIQMIRDFRASLEYRPLTATDLIEEHRICVCVRKRPVNKKELAAKELDVITIPSKDVVMVHEPKQKVDLTRFLENQTFRFDYAFDDSSTNEMVYRFTARPLVETIFERGMATCFAYGQTGSGKTHTMGGDFSGKNQDCSKGIYALAARDVFLMLKKPNYKKLELQVYATFFEIYSGKVFDLLNRKAKLRVLEDGKQQVQVVGLQEREVRCTEDVLKLIEVGNSCRTSGQTSANAHSSRSHAVFQIILRRKGKMHGKFSLIDLAGNERGADTSSADRQTRLEGAEINKSLLALKECIRALGRNQAHTPFRASKLTQVLRDSFIGENSRTCMIATISPGMASCENTLNTLRYANRVKELTVDPNAVAEGVRPNANALTQLDIMDEEWELSSSPQRVDLKLLCEQNEEEVSPQLFTFHEAVSQLVEMEDQLLEDHRAVFQESFRWLEDEKVLLEMTEEVDYDVDSYSSQLEQILDQKIEVLFELRDKVRSFRSALQEEEQASKQINPKRPRAL
- the kif2a gene encoding kinesin-like protein KIF2A isoform X1, producing the protein MAVNFGKIVVGIYVEIKRSDGRIHQAMVTSLNKDNESVTVEWIENGDTKGKEIDLECIFSLNPNFAPEEEISLSPITPPPPTPSSVKVNKISKNRRTIAPGKAEVLSRDNRVGSTRVRPGQQQQQPDLAPPPPTQQPAPPAQTQTQQSQQQQNARRKSNCVKEVEKLQEKRERRRLQQQELREKRAQEVDTTVPNYEIIQMIRDFRASLEYRPLTATDLIEEHRICVCVRKRPVNKKELAAKELDVITIPSKDVVMVHEPKQKVDLTRFLENQTFRFDYAFDDSSTNEMVYRFTARPLVETIFERGMATCFAYGQTGSGKTHTMGGDFSGKNQDCSKGIYALAARDVFLMLKKPNYKKLELQVYATFFEIYSGKVFDLLNRKAKLRVLEDGKQQVQVVGLQEREVRCTEDVLKLIEVGNSCRTSGQTSANAHSSRSHAVFQIILRRKGKMHGKFSLIDLAGNERGADTSSADRQTRLEGAEINKSLLALKECIRALGRNQAHTPFRASKLTQVLRDSFIGENSRTCMIATISPGMASCENTLNTLRYANRVKEFGISPSDIPFSQGAGSRSDLSPAYEVKELTVDPNAVAEGVRPNANALTQLDIMDEEWELSSSPQRVDLKLLCEQNEEEVSPQLFTFHEAVSQLVEMEDQLLEDHRAVFQESFRWLEDEKVLLEMTEEVDYDVDSYSSQLEQILDQKIEVLFELRDKVRSFRSALQEEEQASKQINPKRPRAL
- the dimt1l gene encoding probable dimethyladenosine transferase isoform X1, encoding MPKVKAEKKSRKHQEVKSQGIVFNTGIGQHILKNPLVVNAIIEKAALRPTDVVLEVGPGTGNMTVKLLEKAKKVVACELDTRLVAELQKRVQCTPMQTKLQILVGDVLKTELPFFDICVANLPYQISSPFVFKLLLHRPFFRCAVLMFQREFAMRLVAKPGDKLYCRLSINTQLLARVDHLMKVGKNNFRPPPKVESSVVRIEPKNPPPPINFQEWDGLVRVAFVRKNKTLNAAFKSSAVEQLLEKNYRIHCSVHNLEIPQDFSITKKIEAVLQEADFGEKRARCMDIDDFLVLLHAFNSAGIHFS
- the dimt1l gene encoding probable dimethyladenosine transferase isoform X2, with amino-acid sequence MTVKLLEKAKKVVACELDTRLVAELQKRVQCTPMQTKLQILVGDVLKTELPFFDICVANLPYQISSPFVFKLLLHRPFFRCAVLMFQREFAMRLVAKPGDKLYCRLSINTQLLARVDHLMKVGKNNFRPPPKVESSVVRIEPKNPPPPINFQEWDGLVRVAFVRKNKTLNAAFKSSAVEQLLEKNYRIHCSVHNLEIPQDFSITKKIEAVLQEADFGEKRARCMDIDDFLVLLHAFNSAGIHFS